A single genomic interval of Dysidea avara chromosome 6, odDysAvar1.4, whole genome shotgun sequence harbors:
- the LOC136257244 gene encoding tripartite motif-containing protein 2-like has protein sequence MAAKEVKKATTNLTCPICYQLFKNPKYLPCYHSYCEECLEKMMVQSKITCPECRQEAVVPAGGVKELANNFFVNRMVDELVLQRKVEGEEEVKCDECDEDEPVVSYCPECNMFLCHICNDMHKRSKRFRGHGVVPLTELRSNKDVPLQAKAVAPMCKEHDIELLFYCETCEQLVCMYCTVKDHNGHNHDTVKKMAGKHRQELKEITAPVEEMITSLSEVHDNIDKMRVKIRQQGEEVNNKIDQHYDELVRKLMQQKEQLKQQVHDTVSQKEKAVTTQLEEVEYVQAEILSMKELKNAVEKSSDQEALSAKKQVIDHMQQLTDKYQKLSTLPVQSTVMQYVPGKDLFPHFGQLFTHIDPATSEVVNIPNEVIVGSPKVEFTIITKYSTGHPCSIGGSQVSVQVQSSTGEVTATQVRDNNDGSYTASFVAQRIGGVKVSVFVNGQHIKGSPYNIVVVYNYAAMNKPSKIVNFGGSMGEPWGIAFDKNGTWAVSDHSSNCVYIFDGHNQLITKVSPLNYPAGVAFGNDNSLFVSEWCGHRVKKFSINGKCLLQFGSQESAEGQLRYPCGITVHNNRVYVAEDSNRCISVFQTNGQFCQRIGEGKLCLPRDVIVYDNQLFIADKGHCCVYIFTIDGTYISKFGAQENGQDLLSEPWSIDADPACFFLVAEYANHRISVFDKAGKFLCCFGSEGSADGQFKHPNYVAVSPNGKVYVSDGGNKRIQIFSVV, from the coding sequence ATGGCTGCTAAGGAAGTAAAGAAAGCTACTACAAACTTGACATGTCCAATCTGTTACCAGTTGTTCAAGAACCCCAAGTATCTGCCATGTTATCATTCCTATTGTGAAGAGTGTCTGGAGAAGATGATGGTACAGTCCAAGATCACTTGTCCCGAGTGTAGACAGGAAGCAGTAGTTCCTGCTGGAGGAGTGAAGGAGTTGGCCAACAATTTCTTCGTCAATCGTATGGTGGATGAGTTGGTACTACAACGTAAAGTGGAGGGTGAAGAAGAAGTGAAGTGTGATGAGTGTGATGAAGATGAGCCAGTGGTGTCTTACTGTCCAGAGTGTAACATGTTTCTTTGCCACATCTGTAATGATATGCACAAACGTAGTAAAAGATTTCGTGGCCATGGTGTAGTGCCTTTGACAGAATTGAGGTCCAACAAAGATGTTCCCCTTCAAGCTAAGGCTGTAGCTCCAATGTGCAAGGAACATGACATAGAGTTGTTGTTCTACTGTGAGACATGTGAGCAGttggtgtgtatgtattgtacagtgAAGGATCACAATGGACACAATCATGACACTGTCAAGAAGATGGCTGGCAAGCACAGACAGGAACTGAAGGAGATCACTGCTCCAGTAGAAGAAATGATTACAAGTCTCTCTGAAGTTCATGATAACATTGACAAGATGAGGGTGAAGATAAGGCAACAAGGTGAAGAAGTGAATAACAAGATTGATCAACATTATGATGAACTGGTCCGAAAGTTAATGCAACAAAAAGAACAGTTAAAACAACAAGTACATGACACAGTGTCACAGAAGGAGAAAGCAGTGACAACACAACTAGAAGAAGTAGAGTATGTACAAGCAGAAATTTTGAGCATGAAGGAATTGAAAAATGCTGTGGAGAAGAGCTCTGATCAAGAAGCATTGTCTGCAAAGAAACAAGTGATTGATCACATGCAGCAACTAACTGACAAATACCAGAAACTCAGCACTCTACCTGTACAATCCACTGTGATGCAGTATGTACCTGGCAAAGATTTATTTCCACATTTTGGTCAGTTATTCACACATATTGATCCAGCAACCTCTGAGGTGGTAAATATTCCTAATGAGGTGATAGTAGGTTCACCAAAGGTAGAGTTCACCATCATCACGAAGTATTCTACTGGTCATCCCTGCTCCATAGGAGGTAGTCAAGTATCTGTACAGGTACAATCCAGTACTGGAGAAGTGACAGCTACACAAGTTAGGGATAACAATGATGGTAGCTACACTGCTTCTTTTGTAGCCCAACGAATTGGAGGGGTGAAGGTGTCAGTATTTGTCAATGGGCAACACATTAAAGGAAGTCCTTATAACATTGTTGTGGTTTACAATTATGCTGCCATGAACAAACCTAGCAAAATTGTAAACTTCGGTGGTAGTATGGGTGAACCCTGGGGAATCGCATTTGACAAGAATGGTACATGGGCAGTTTCCGACCACTCCAGCAATTGTGTATATATTTTTGATGGCCATAATCAGTTGATCACAAAAGTGAGTCCTCTTAATTATCCTGCAGGTGTTGCCTTTGGCAATGACAATAGCCTGTTTGTATCTGAATGGTGTGGACATAGAGTAAAGAAGTTTAGCATCAATGGCAAGTGCTTGCTCCAGTTTGGCAGCCAAGAAAGTGCCGAAGGCCAACTACGCTATCCTTGTGGtattacagtacacaacaatagAGTATATGTTGCAGAGGATAGTAACCGATGTATATCAGTGTTCCAAACTAATGGTCAGTTTTGTCAGAGAATTGGTGAAGGAAAATTATGTTTGCCTCGCGATGTAATTGTTTATGACAACCAACTGTTCATTGCTGACAAAGGTCACTGTTGTGTATACATATTTACAATTGATGGTACTTACATAAGCAAATTTGGTGCACAGGAAAATGGACAGGATCTACTGAGTGAGCCATGGAGTATTGATGCTGATCCAGCATGTTTCTTTTTAGTTGCTGAGTATGCAAATCATCGTATATCAGTCTTTGATAAAGCTGGAAAATTCTTGTGTTGTTTTGGATCCGAAGGATCCGCTGATGGCCAGTTTAAGCATCCGAATTATGTAGCGGTCAGTCCTAATGGTAAAGTGTATGTTAGTGATGGTGGCAACAAAAGAATTCAAATATTTTCTGTTGTATAA
- the LOC136257776 gene encoding uncharacterized protein, with protein sequence MSMEEEQVRQIASAVSTTIGEQFAAKFSEFRQEMVASQAACSQSVMEKLTRKTHTFKKKGCEAQFVFNDKIDDHVQAAKKQLEKITATDEPSQRALEQAKAELEQGDEEIRVRQKHIRIADRSDWGVVAEYEADELADNSDDEKRLYRARKERDAKRKRAASGGPASRKKPRREEAPRSNEGAARMPPGPRTVTRPIGPCYSCSQMGHLARSCPRNQQP encoded by the coding sequence ATGTCGATGGAAGAAGAACAAGTACGGCAGATTGCTAGTGCAGTCTCGACGACCATCGGGGAGCAGTTTGCCGCCAAGTTCAGCGAATTCCGTCAGGAGATGGTCGCATCCCAAGCGGCATGTTCCCAAAGCGTCATGGAGAAACTCACTCGCAAGACGCACACGTTTAAGAAAAAGGGTTGTGAAGCCCAGTTCGTCTTTAATGACAAGATAGACGACCACGTGCAAGCTGCCAAAAAGCAGCTGGAGAAGATAACAGCAACCGACGAGCCTTCCCAGCGAGCTCTGGAGCAAGCAAAAGCTGAACTGGAGCAAGGTGATGAGGAGATCCGTGTTCGTCAAAAACACATCAGAATTGCTGATCGTTCGGATTGGGGAGTAGTCGCCGAATATGAGGCCGATGAGCTTGCGGATAATTCGGACGACGAGAAGCGGCTGTACCGTGCTCGGAAAGAGAGGGACGCCAAGCGTAAACGTGCAGCGTCTGGTGGGCCGGCCAGCAGAAAGAAGCCCAGGAGAGAGGAGGCACCGAGGTCCAATGAGGGTGCTGCCAGGATGCCACCAGGACCAAGGACCGTGACAAGACCAATTGGGCCCTGCTACAGTTGCTCGCAGATGGGCCACTTAGCAAGGAGTTGTCCCAGGAATCAGCAACC